From a single Pseudomonadota bacterium genomic region:
- a CDS encoding cytochrome c-type biogenesis protein CcmH: MKPVLFLLLLFFAVPVLAVEPDEMLADPVLEQQARDIGHALHCPVCQSESVENSPAPMARDLRRLVREQLQAGWTPDQIRQDIVKRYGDRILLKPPFRASTLLLWLGPATILLVAAMGIALWFRRQGKES, translated from the coding sequence ATGAAACCGGTTCTCTTCCTGCTCCTGCTCTTTTTTGCTGTCCCAGTCCTGGCCGTGGAACCGGACGAGATGCTGGCCGATCCCGTCCTGGAACAGCAGGCCCGGGACATCGGTCATGCCCTGCACTGTCCCGTGTGCCAGAGCGAGAGCGTGGAAAATTCTCCGGCGCCCATGGCCCGGGACCTGCGCCGCCTGGTCCGCGAACAGCTGCAGGCCGGCTGGACGCCGGACCAGATCCGGCAGGACATCGTGAAACGGTACGGAGACAGGATCCTGCTGAAACCGCCATTCAGGGCCTCAACGCTCCTGCTGTGGCTGGGCCCGGCCACGATCCTGCTGGTCGCCGCTATGGGAATCGCCCTGTGGTTCCGCAGACAGGGAAAAGAATCATGA